CGCAAATTTCGCTGCCGGTTGTCACGATTCCTTCCGCTTTCTGCTAAAATAGGCGACATGAATCTGGCCGACCTTCCTCTGCATCTGTGCCGTCTTTCCGAGCGGGAGATACTGGCGTACCGCCGTTACGGAAACGGACCGGCCAAGGTCATTCTCGTACACGGCCTCGCGGCCCGGTCCGAGACCTGGAGCGACCTCGTCCCTCTGTTCCCTGCCGACCACTACACCCTCTACCTCCTTGACCTACTTGGCTCCGGAGCCTCTTCGAAGCCCAAGGAAACCGATTATTCGATCCGCGGTCACAGCGCCCGCCTACTGGACTTTCTGGAGCATCAGGAACTGAAGCAGGTAACCCTGGTGGGGCATTCACTAGGTGGGGCAGTGGCCCTGCTCACCGCTGTGGAAGCCATGCTCCGCAAGGCAGAGGACCTGCTAACTGCGATGGTGATCATGGCCGGCCCTGGGTACATCCAGCGACTCCCGCTCATGGCTGAGATTTTCGAGAACCGGCTGGCGGCGGCATTGTTCGTTGCCCTCTACGCCCCGGACATCTGGATCAAGACCGGGCTCAAGATGGC
The sequence above is a segment of the Geomonas agri genome. Coding sequences within it:
- a CDS encoding alpha/beta fold hydrolase, producing the protein MNLADLPLHLCRLSEREILAYRRYGNGPAKVILVHGLAARSETWSDLVPLFPADHYTLYLLDLLGSGASSKPKETDYSIRGHSARLLDFLEHQELKQVTLVGHSLGGAVALLTAVEAMLRKAEDLLTAMVIMAGPGYIQRLPLMAEIFENRLAAALFVALYAPDIWIKTGLKMAYYDPKLVDREHIARYAPCYRDKAAKRALVATCRSLVPLDQEQIAERYQDLRLPVLLLWGSHDQIVPLSQGTRLRDAIAGANLQVLEQCGHNPQEEKPAETFAILHSFISRRTTGTG